A stretch of the Haloplanus aerogenes genome encodes the following:
- a CDS encoding S1C family serine protease: MAFENDAGYEAVYSAAMPSVVSIYVSHWDDERRHRGDGAGSGFVYDDRGHVVTNQHVVADADEVDLRFSEGDWRVGRVVGTDAYTDLAVVRVDDLPDYATPLPVADAAPRPGQRVAALGNPLGLDGTISAGIVSGTNRSMPTGQGFSIPDTVQTDAPINPGNSGGPLVTLDGVVVGVNRATAGENIGFAVSPLLLDSVVPRLIADGRVRHPYMRIRTIDVSPTVAAANGLDDPRGVLVVDAWYGPTGTPLAPSDRTESIRGQRVPVGGDVIVGIEGTPINSHESLVRYLITETEPGETVGLRIVRGGRETTERVTLEERPTPGELPSRRRLRG, encoded by the coding sequence ATGGCGTTCGAGAACGACGCGGGATACGAGGCGGTGTACAGTGCGGCGATGCCGTCGGTGGTATCGATCTACGTCTCCCACTGGGACGACGAGCGACGGCACCGCGGCGACGGTGCCGGATCGGGGTTCGTCTACGACGACCGGGGACACGTCGTCACCAACCAGCACGTCGTGGCCGACGCCGACGAGGTGGACCTCCGTTTCAGCGAGGGTGACTGGCGGGTCGGTCGCGTCGTCGGAACCGACGCCTACACCGATCTCGCGGTCGTGCGCGTCGACGACCTGCCCGACTACGCGACGCCCCTGCCCGTTGCCGACGCGGCGCCGCGCCCGGGGCAGCGAGTCGCCGCCCTCGGCAACCCGCTGGGTCTCGACGGGACGATATCGGCTGGCATCGTCAGCGGCACGAACCGCTCCATGCCGACGGGACAGGGGTTCTCGATCCCCGACACCGTCCAGACCGACGCGCCGATCAACCCCGGAAACTCCGGGGGACCGCTCGTCACGCTCGACGGCGTCGTCGTCGGCGTGAATCGAGCGACGGCAGGCGAGAACATCGGCTTCGCGGTGTCGCCGCTCCTCCTCGACAGCGTCGTTCCGCGACTGATCGCCGACGGCCGCGTCCGCCACCCGTACATGCGCATCCGGACCATCGACGTGTCGCCGACGGTCGCGGCGGCGAACGGCCTCGACGACCCCCGTGGCGTCCTCGTCGTCGACGCGTGGTACGGCCCGACCGGCACACCCCTCGCACCCAGCGACCGGACCGAGTCGATCCGGGGCCAGCGGGTCCCCGTCGGTGGCGACGTCATCGTCGGCATCGAGGGCACGCCCATCAACTCCCACGAGAGCCTCGTCCGCTATCTCATCACGGAGACCGAACCGGGCGAGACGGTCGGCCTGCGGATCGTCCGGGGTGGACGCGAGACGACCGAGCGCGTCACGCTGGAGGAACGACCGACGCCGGGCGAGTTACCGTCCCGTCGGCGGCTCCGCGGATAG
- a CDS encoding MBL fold metallo-hydrolase: MELRFLGGAREVGRSAILVNDRLLLDYGMLTGNPPQFPVATPDPEAVVVSHGHLDHVGAIPSLLSGDRRPPIHWTPPTRELALTLARDTLKLHGVAGSGVTGGSRRQRRRGGTYDCPFTEEEVRRVTQVSETHGYRETFEAAGHEVTFYNAGHIPGSAHVLVDDGDTRLFYTADFHTEDQRLVSASTARPDADVVICESTYSDVDHEPRERIEERFVDSVRTTVWEGGTVVVPAFAIGRTQEMLLVCAANDVDCYVDGMGKRVTKMLRRHPQFVRDDEALRRAKSNARFVTGRDGQRKRIAEQNTVIVTTSGMLSGGPAMTYIPAIRSHPTNKITLTGYQVEGTPGRDLLETGSAELDGRVMPVSAQVEWYDFSAHADRAGLRSLLDSYRDATILVNHGDRCGAFADELVTDGYDASAPAVGETVTVDAE, translated from the coding sequence ATGGAACTCCGCTTTCTCGGCGGCGCGCGCGAGGTAGGCCGGAGTGCCATCCTCGTGAACGACCGCCTCCTCCTCGATTACGGGATGCTGACCGGGAACCCACCCCAGTTCCCGGTCGCAACACCCGATCCGGAGGCCGTCGTCGTCAGCCACGGCCACCTCGACCACGTCGGCGCCATCCCCTCGCTCCTCTCCGGCGACCGCCGGCCGCCGATTCACTGGACGCCGCCGACCCGGGAACTCGCACTCACGCTCGCTCGGGACACGCTGAAACTGCACGGCGTCGCCGGGAGCGGAGTGACCGGCGGCTCGCGGCGCCAGCGGCGACGCGGCGGCACCTACGACTGCCCCTTCACCGAGGAGGAAGTCCGGCGCGTCACACAGGTTTCGGAGACACACGGCTACCGCGAGACGTTCGAGGCCGCCGGGCACGAAGTGACCTTCTACAATGCGGGCCACATCCCCGGCAGCGCGCACGTCCTCGTCGACGACGGCGACACCCGCCTGTTCTACACCGCCGACTTCCACACGGAGGATCAGCGACTCGTCTCGGCTTCGACCGCCCGTCCGGACGCCGACGTCGTCATCTGTGAGAGTACGTACTCCGACGTGGACCACGAGCCTCGCGAGCGGATCGAAGAGCGCTTCGTCGACAGCGTCCGCACGACCGTCTGGGAGGGCGGGACCGTCGTCGTCCCCGCGTTCGCCATCGGTCGGACACAGGAGATGCTGCTGGTCTGTGCCGCCAACGACGTCGACTGCTACGTCGACGGCATGGGCAAACGGGTGACGAAGATGCTTCGCCGCCACCCCCAGTTCGTTCGGGACGACGAGGCACTCCGGCGGGCGAAGTCGAACGCCCGGTTCGTCACCGGCCGCGACGGTCAGCGAAAACGCATCGCGGAGCAGAATACGGTGATCGTGACGACCAGCGGGATGCTCTCAGGCGGTCCGGCGATGACGTACATCCCGGCGATCCGATCACATCCGACGAACAAGATCACGCTGACGGGCTATCAGGTCGAGGGCACCCCCGGCCGCGACCTGCTGGAGACGGGCAGTGCCGAACTCGACGGCCGCGTGATGCCCGTCTCGGCGCAGGTCGAGTGGTACGACTTCTCCGCGCACGCCGACCGCGCGGGACTCCGGTCGCTCCTCGACTCCTACCGCGACGCGACGATCCTCGTCAACCACGGGGATCGTTGCGGGGCATTCGCGGACGAACTCGTCACCGACGGCTACGACGCGTCTGCGCCGGCGGTCGGCGAGACGGTGACGGTCGACGCCGAGTGA
- a CDS encoding heavy metal translocating P-type ATPase, which produces MHWRRYYRKHRTAVVTGASGLLYAGGWSLGYVTSFDAASAAILVLAAVVGGYDIARVAVSEVRNRTLGIKTLVTLAAVGAVAIGAYWEAAAVVFLFSLGSYLEGRTMRKTRAALEELLELTPDTALVRRDGDTVEVPARDVDPGEVVLVAPGEKIPVDGEVVDGESSEGSETPRANGEPVSAVDQAPVTGESAPVHKRAGDEVYAGTINQAGALDVRTTGAGSDTTLQRIIRRVEAAQEAQSPTERLLDRFATYYTPGIVLLSVGAFVVTRDALLSLTLLVIGCPGALVIGPPVSVVSAIGNAARNGVLMKGGEHLERAGKIDLVAFDKTGTLTRGETAVADVTGFGHDADHVLRIAAIAERRSEHHLGSAIREAAERRSATRTDGGTVVTGTSLPDPDDFDVVPGKGVIAHHDGRELVVGNRALLDDRGIPVPDAAFVYVREREERGETAVHVALDGDVIGAVALRDELREAAPGVVRALRDAGVETVMLTGDNERTARAVAGEVGIDTVHAELLPEEKQTVIEAFRADGHVVAMVGDGINDAPSLATADVGIAMGAAGTDTAIETADMALMADGLERIPYAIGLSKAARWNVAENVGLATLTVGILLAGVLTSYVHLAVGMLVHEASVLAVILNGMRLLRY; this is translated from the coding sequence ATGCACTGGCGCCGATACTACCGGAAGCACCGCACGGCCGTCGTGACCGGCGCGAGCGGCCTCCTGTACGCCGGCGGGTGGAGCCTCGGCTACGTCACGTCGTTCGACGCCGCGAGCGCCGCGATACTGGTCCTCGCGGCGGTCGTGGGCGGCTACGATATCGCGAGGGTGGCCGTCAGCGAGGTCAGGAACCGGACGCTCGGCATCAAGACGCTGGTGACGCTGGCGGCCGTCGGCGCCGTCGCCATCGGCGCCTACTGGGAGGCCGCGGCCGTCGTCTTCCTGTTCTCGCTGGGGAGTTACCTCGAAGGGCGGACGATGCGCAAGACGCGCGCCGCCCTCGAGGAACTGCTGGAGCTGACGCCCGACACGGCGCTCGTTCGCCGCGACGGCGACACCGTCGAAGTGCCCGCCCGCGACGTGGACCCGGGCGAAGTCGTCCTCGTCGCTCCCGGCGAGAAGATTCCGGTCGACGGCGAGGTGGTGGACGGCGAGAGCAGCGAGGGGTCGGAGACCCCTCGAGCGAACGGGGAACCCGTGAGCGCCGTCGATCAGGCACCCGTGACCGGCGAGAGCGCGCCCGTCCACAAGCGGGCGGGCGACGAGGTGTACGCCGGGACGATCAACCAAGCGGGGGCGCTGGACGTGCGGACGACCGGCGCCGGATCGGACACGACGCTCCAGCGTATCATCCGTCGCGTCGAGGCGGCCCAGGAGGCCCAGTCGCCGACCGAGCGCCTCCTCGACCGCTTCGCGACGTACTACACGCCGGGCATCGTCCTGCTGTCGGTCGGTGCGTTCGTCGTCACCCGGGACGCGTTGCTGTCGCTGACCCTGCTCGTCATCGGCTGTCCCGGCGCGCTCGTCATCGGCCCGCCCGTCAGCGTCGTCTCCGCCATCGGCAACGCCGCGCGCAACGGCGTCCTCATGAAAGGCGGGGAGCATCTCGAACGGGCGGGAAAAATCGACCTCGTCGCCTTCGACAAGACGGGGACGCTCACCCGCGGCGAAACGGCGGTGGCCGACGTGACGGGGTTCGGGCACGACGCCGACCACGTCCTGCGGATCGCCGCCATCGCGGAGCGACGGAGCGAACACCACCTCGGGAGCGCGATCCGCGAGGCCGCCGAACGCCGAAGTGCAACCCGAACCGACGGCGGCACCGTCGTCACCGGCACGTCGCTCCCCGACCCCGACGACTTCGACGTCGTGCCGGGCAAAGGCGTGATCGCCCACCACGACGGCCGCGAACTCGTCGTCGGGAACCGCGCACTCCTCGACGACCGCGGGATTCCCGTCCCCGACGCGGCGTTCGTGTACGTCCGCGAGCGAGAGGAACGCGGGGAGACGGCCGTCCACGTCGCCCTCGACGGCGACGTGATCGGCGCCGTCGCCCTCCGCGACGAACTCCGTGAGGCCGCACCCGGCGTCGTCCGCGCGCTTCGGGACGCCGGCGTCGAGACGGTGATGCTCACCGGCGACAACGAGCGCACCGCCCGCGCAGTTGCTGGCGAAGTCGGAATCGACACCGTCCACGCCGAACTCCTTCCCGAAGAGAAACAGACCGTGATCGAGGCGTTCCGGGCGGACGGCCACGTCGTCGCCATGGTCGGGGACGGCATCAACGACGCACCGTCGCTGGCGACGGCCGACGTGGGCATCGCCATGGGTGCCGCGGGCACCGACACCGCCATCGAGACGGCGGATATGGCGCTGATGGCCGACGGCCTAGAGCGTATCCCCTACGCCATCGGACTCAGCAAGGCGGCCCGGTGGAACGTCGCCGAGAACGTCGGCCTCGCGACTCTGACCGTCGGCATCTTGCTCGCGGGCGTGCTGACGAGTTACGTCCACCTCGCGGTCGGGATGCTCGTCCACGAGGCGAGCGTCCTCGCGGTGATCCTCAACGGAATGCGCCTCCTGCGGTACTGA
- a CDS encoding heavy-metal-associated domain-containing protein yields MSETTQFRVVDFDCPTCASNVERTLARAEGVEDVEVYYTTGRVEIAYDPGVTDPDAFASAIESQGYTPRLA; encoded by the coding sequence ATGAGCGAAACCACGCAGTTCCGCGTCGTGGACTTCGACTGTCCGACCTGTGCCAGCAACGTCGAACGGACGCTGGCGCGGGCCGAGGGTGTCGAAGATGTCGAGGTGTACTACACGACCGGTCGGGTCGAAATCGCGTACGATCCCGGCGTGACCGACCCGGACGCGTTCGCGTCTGCCATCGAGAGTCAGGGTTACACGCCCCGACTCGCGTAG
- a CDS encoding ArsR/SmtB family transcription factor produces the protein MSEFTADVELSDIAVRDTNVSAALDEPLRAMILDLLADEALTVAAIHDDLATRGFDRTENTVRHHVNELRDAGLVEVARLEERQGATTKYYRANTVVLSYSLPESSERVVDEMAGRIEPQVADLVATLRDEYADELDAIAAEMAPCQHCRNQKYETYLLLTVLRRAFARAETYSTMSTTS, from the coding sequence ATGAGCGAGTTCACTGCGGATGTCGAACTGTCGGATATCGCCGTCCGCGACACGAACGTCTCCGCCGCGCTGGACGAGCCGCTCCGGGCCATGATCCTGGATCTGCTCGCCGACGAGGCGCTGACGGTCGCGGCGATTCACGACGACCTGGCGACTCGCGGATTCGACCGCACGGAGAACACCGTCCGCCACCACGTCAACGAACTCCGTGACGCCGGGCTCGTGGAGGTGGCACGCCTCGAAGAGCGCCAGGGCGCGACGACGAAATACTACCGCGCGAACACGGTCGTCCTCTCCTATTCGCTGCCCGAGTCGAGCGAGAGGGTCGTCGACGAGATGGCCGGGCGAATCGAACCGCAGGTGGCCGACCTCGTCGCGACGCTTCGGGACGAGTACGCCGACGAGCTAGACGCTATCGCGGCCGAGATGGCACCCTGTCAGCACTGCCGCAATCAGAAATACGAGACTTACCTCCTGTTGACCGTCCTCCGGCGCGCGTTTGCGCGCGCCGAGACTTACTCCACGATGTCGACGACCTCGTAG
- a CDS encoding DUF7839 domain-containing protein has translation MAENADEGVLRSKRAATRYQILVGIAERQPAVSQREIADDIGITAQAVSDYLQGLIEEGYVRSPGRGRYEVTKEGVDWLIGRTDELREFVTHVSEDVIGQVEIETAIATAEIDEGDAVSLSMRDGVLRATPGTAGSTTAVAVTGTEAGGDVGVTDFEGVLDYELGRVTAVSIPRVQDGGSRAVASATIRDHAADCDLVATAGTEALVAARDADLVPDVRFGTPQAVSEAAVRGLDVLLLVVADELSTHLDRLREHNVNYEVVDIVE, from the coding sequence ATGGCAGAGAACGCCGACGAGGGCGTCCTACGGAGCAAGCGCGCGGCGACCCGGTATCAGATTCTGGTGGGGATCGCGGAGCGGCAGCCGGCGGTCAGCCAGCGGGAGATCGCCGACGACATCGGCATCACGGCACAGGCGGTGAGCGACTACCTGCAGGGGCTCATCGAGGAGGGCTACGTTCGAAGTCCCGGCCGCGGGCGGTACGAGGTGACCAAGGAGGGCGTCGACTGGCTCATCGGCCGAACCGACGAACTCCGGGAGTTCGTCACGCACGTCTCCGAGGACGTGATCGGGCAGGTCGAAATCGAGACCGCCATCGCCACCGCCGAGATCGACGAGGGCGACGCCGTCTCGCTGTCGATGCGCGACGGCGTCCTCCGGGCGACGCCGGGCACCGCCGGAAGTACAACCGCAGTTGCGGTCACGGGCACCGAGGCCGGGGGCGACGTGGGCGTCACGGATTTCGAGGGCGTCCTCGACTACGAGCTGGGCCGGGTGACCGCCGTCTCGATCCCGCGGGTGCAGGACGGGGGGAGTCGGGCCGTGGCGAGCGCGACGATTCGCGATCACGCGGCCGACTGTGATCTGGTGGCGACGGCGGGAACGGAGGCGCTGGTGGCCGCACGGGACGCCGACCTCGTACCCGACGTACGCTTCGGCACGCCGCAAGCGGTGAGCGAGGCCGCCGTGCGGGGACTGGACGTCCTCTTGCTGGTCGTGGCGGACGAACTCTCGACGCATCTCGACCGCCTCCGCGAGCACAACGTCAACTACGAGGTCGTCGACATCGTGGAGTAA
- a CDS encoding OsmC family protein — protein sequence MSLVDTTLQDRLNRRIEGLRTAREIKPGHPSVATETIRNYHARAAADGFVFDADEPVSKVGGTGTAPRPLRYFLAGFAFCLQAQYVRNAIRMGIDLDELSVDVDSEIDRRGGLGFREEPADFESIAYTTTLRTDAPESEVRDLVETAESCCYVHGTLSKAVELDGTTVLNGSPLE from the coding sequence ATGTCACTCGTCGACACGACGCTTCAGGACCGCTTGAACCGTCGCATCGAGGGCCTCCGGACTGCCCGCGAGATCAAACCCGGCCATCCCAGCGTCGCCACCGAGACGATCCGCAACTACCACGCGCGGGCCGCGGCCGACGGCTTCGTCTTCGACGCCGACGAACCCGTCTCGAAAGTCGGCGGCACCGGGACGGCGCCCCGTCCGTTGCGCTACTTCCTCGCCGGTTTCGCCTTCTGTCTGCAGGCGCAGTACGTCCGCAACGCCATCCGGATGGGGATCGACCTCGACGAACTCTCGGTCGACGTGGACAGCGAAATCGACCGCCGTGGCGGCCTCGGATTCCGCGAGGAACCGGCGGACTTCGAGTCCATCGCGTACACGACGACGCTCAGAACCGACGCTCCCGAGTCCGAGGTGCGCGACCTGGTCGAGACGGCCGAATCCTGCTGTTACGTCCACGGCACGCTCTCGAAGGCGGTGGAGCTGGACGGGACGACGGTGCTCAACGGGTCGCCGCTAGAGTGA